The sequence TGGGGCATTGGTTTTGTTATGTCGATCGTAAATATGGTCGTGATGATTTTGGCCGGTTTGGTTTGGTGGAAAGTTTTAGGATTTTATTAAATTTATGGCAAAAGTATGCGTTTTTCATACTTTTGCTATGTTAAATATTGTTTTTTTACTATAAAATAAAATTGGGGATTGATGAAGTATGTTTCGTATGTTTTGACTTTCGCGTTTTTTGTAATGGTTTTGGCTAAGACCGCTAGAGTTTTCAAATTTTTTGACAAATTTTTCTATACTGCGATTTTCATCTTTTACGCCCCAAATTCCCAAAGCATAGCTTGAGATAGCGACTAAAAGAACTGCAGCAAAAAGAACAATTAGCCCAAAAATAGGATCACGATATTCTATAAAAAAGAAATCCAAATGCTAAACCTAATAATCAAATTTAAAGACCATTATAGTAAATTCAAGGTATAATCTCGCTTATGATAAAATCAAGTAGTATAGAATATCATCTTTTTTTAAAAATATATTAAGAAATTAATAAAATAAATAAGTTACATTTTTAAGTAGTGACCAACAACTCTTGTCTTTTTGATTGGTGCGACAATAACGCATTATTTTTTATAAAAAACACTGATTGTAATATTTAATCAAATCAATTAAATTCATAAATTTAAATCAATAAGGAGATTTTTATGTTCCTAAACAAAAATATCATTTTATTGCTTTTAGGCCAAGGTTTTAGTGGAACTGTTGTCTCTTTGCTAACTTTTAGTAGTGGATTAGCTGGAAAGTGGCTGCTTGATGATATTTTGTATGCTAAGGCTTGTCTGCATTGTTATAATAGTAGTTTTGCCTCGCTTCCTATCTCTGCTACGCTTTGCGGGGCTTTTATAGCTGTATTTTTTCATCAAATTTAATGCAAAAATTTGGTAGAAAAAAGGTATTTTTATATGCTTCTTTGATTGGTTGTTTGGGCACTGGTTTTGCTATGTTTTCACTAATGTCTGGGCTATTTTATCTATTTTGTTTTGCGACTTTTTTGCTCGGATTTTTTACTGCGCTCAATCAATTTTATAGATTTTTAGCTAATGAAGCTCTAAATTTAGCTACGCAAAATGACAAAAACAGAGCTACAGCCTTTGTCGTAGCAGGCGGGATAATGGGTGGTATTTTAGGACCAAATTTGGCAAACATCGGCACTTTGATATTTGATACACCTTTTGTTGGCTCATTTTTATTTGCGCTTTTGCTTTGTGCTATCAATTTTGCTATTACTCTGCCATTAACGCTTACTTCACCAAATACTAAAAAACAATCTCAAAAAGTCCCTTTACTAACTTGCTTAAAAGAGCCAAATTTTATTCTTGCTACGCTAGCTTGCGCTTTTGGATTTGCATTTATGACGCTCATTATGAACGCAGCGCCGCTTGCGATGAGTGAATATAAATTTAGCTATGACGAAGCTAAAAGTGTGCTTGTGTGGCACTTCATAGCTATGTATGCACCAAGCTTATTTTTAGCGTTTTTTATGAAAAATTTAAGTCCGTTTAGGCTTATTTTACTTGGGATTTTATTTTATTTGATTGCTGTTTTGGTAGCACTTTTTAGCGTGAGTTTTTGGGGATTTTGAGTGAGTTTAGTGCTTGTTGGTATCGGCTGGGCTTTTAGTTTTAATGGCGGAACATTTATGCTAAATGCCATAAACTCAGAGTATAAACTACGCTTACAAGGTCTAAATGCTATTAGCATTTTTGGAGCAAATTTGTTAGCAAGTTCTAGCGTAGGATTTGTGCTAGCAAATGGTGGTTGGAAAGTGCTAAATTTGATTTCTTTTGGATTTATAGTGATATTTTTATCTATTATTTTCGGACTTAAAAAGATATGAGTTATAAATATGAGTTAAATTAAAGTAAATAGTTGGTATAATCCCCTTTATGATAGAACCAAGTAGTATAGAAAATTTAAAAGCCATAATAGATATAAGTGATGTCATAAGTAGCTACATACCGCTGAAAAAATCAGGTGGAAACTTTGTGTGCGTATGTCCATTTCACAACGATAAAAACCCATCAATGAGCATAAGCCCTAGTAAAGGAATATTTCACTGTTTTGCTTGTAAAGCAGGTGGTGATGCTATCAAATTTATAATGGACTATGAAAAACTTGCAAATATGTATAACTTTACCCTGACTTATACGAAAGAACAAAATAGCCATAAAATAGATAAAAAAGTACTTGAAAATCTAAATTTACACTACAAAAGCCTACTTTACAAAAATCAGGAGGCACTAAACTATCTATATAATCGCAGTATAAATGACGCTATGATAGAGATCTGGGAGCTGGGCTGGGCTAGTGAGAATCAAAACACGCTAAATTGACTTCAAAATGAAAATATAGACAAGGAAGCAGCCCTACAAATGGGTGCGATAAAACAAAGCGAACACTCAAAGGTTATTTTTGCAGAATTTGGACTTAAATAACTTAGAGTAGCTTTTAGCTCCTCTTATTTTGAGTGCTAAAACTCTATGTTTTTCTTTGGTGTTGTTTATAACTATAGGTATTTTACTGGCATATTTTTTGGCATTTTACAAGGGTAAATTTAAAACATTTTTTGAACTAGTTATAATGATTTTTCCACCTATTGCTACTGGATTTTACTGCTTTACGTATTTGGTAGAAATAGCTAGTTTTTTAAATTTAGAGATAGTTTTTAGTCTCAAAGCTTTAGTTATAACTTCATTTTTAGCAAGTCTACCACTGTTTGTAAAGCCGATTCAAGCCACATTTGAGAATTTCCCAAAGATCTTATTGAAGTTGGCTTGAGTATTTGAAAAAAATAGGTTTGAGATAGCTGTTTTTATTATTTTTCCAAACATCATTGGCGATATTTAATGCGGTTTATAATGGCCAAAACGAAAAAGCTCTCATTCTTAGCTTTGTTCTTGTGATTCTTAGCTCATTTATGTTTTGGATGATAGATAGACTAAAACATACGCGAACTTTTGAAGTTTGATAAATTTGGATTATTTTGATTATCTTACGCTTAAATTTAGCGTATAAATCCAAATTTTAGATATTTTTTTTAAATTTAAACCAAATCTTTTACTCAAATTTGATAAAATGTAAAGTTAATTAAATTTTAGGAGAACTATTATGACAAGAGATGAGATTAAAGAGCTTATGAGCTTTTTTGATGAGACAAACATTAATAAAATTAAGATAAAAGATGGTGATTTCGTAATCGAGCTAGAAAAACATGAGCCATGCGAGCAAATAGCCCCAGCTCCAGCTTGCCCTACAATCCCAGCTCCAGCCCCAATCAATGTAGTAGTAAATGAAAAAACAGTAACTACTTCAACAGCAACTGATACATTAAACGCACCGATGGTAGGGACATTTTATATAGCTCCAAGTCCAGGCGCTCCAAGCTTTGTTAAGGTAGGTCAAACAGTGAAAAAAGGCGACACTATAGGCATTATAGAAGCGATGAAAATTATGAATGAGATTGAAGCTGAGTTTGATTGTAGAATTACAAAAGCCCTAATCGCAGATGGCCAACCGGTGGAATTTGGTATGGCGTTATTTGAGGTTGAAAAACTATGAGAGAGATTAAAAGAATCCTAATAGCAAATCGTGGTGAAATAGCTCTTAGAGCACTTAGAACTATCCAAGAGATGGGTAAAGAAGCAGTTGTAGTGCATTCTACAGCTGATAAAGATGCTCTTTATGTTAAATACGCTGATGCTAGTATCTGTATAGGTGGTGCTAGAAGTAGTGAGAGCTATCTACATATCCCAGCTATTATCACAGCTTGCGAGATTAGCGAAGCTGATGCGATATTTCCAGGTTATGGATTTTTGAGCGAAAATCAAAATTTCGTAGAAATTTGCGAAAAGCACAATATCAAATTTATAGGCCCAAGCGTAGAGGCTATGGCTTTAATGAGTGATAAAAGCAAAGCCAAACAGATGATGATGAGAGCGGGAATTCCAGTTGTACCAGGTAGTGATGGCGCTATCAAAGATATGGAAATGGCTAAAAAATTAGCTAGTGAAATTGGCTATCCAGTGATTATAAAAGCAGCCGCAGGTGGCGGTGGCCGTGGTATGAGAGTGGTAGAGAAAGAAGAGGATTTAGAAAAGAGCTTTTGGTCAGCTGAAAGCGAGGCTATGAGTGCCTTTGGTGATGGGACAATGTATATGGAAAAATATATCTCAAATCCACGCCACATAGAGGTTCAAGTCCTAGGCGATGAGTATGGCAATGTAATCCATGTAGGTGAAAGAGATTGCTCAATGCAACGCCGCCACCAAAAATTAATAGAAGAGAGCCCAGCAGTAATTTTAGATGATGAAACTAGGGCCCAACTCCACCAAACAGCCGTAAATGCTGCTAAAGCCATAGGATATACGGGTGCTGGGACTTTTGAGTTTTTATACGATCAAAGGGATAATAAATTTTATTTTATTGAGATGAATACAAGACTCCAAGTTGAGCATTGTGTAAGTGAGATGTGTAGCGGATTAGACTTGATAGAGTGGATGATACGAATCTCACAAGGCGAGAGATTGCCAGAGCAAAAAGATATCAAATTAAGTGGCCACTCAATAGAGTGTAGAATCACAGCCGAAGACCCAAAAAGCTTCACTCCAAATCCAGGTAAAATCACAAAATATGTCGCCCCAGGCGGTAGAAATGTCAGAATGGATAGCCATGTTTATGAGGGTTATAGCGTTCCGCCGTATTATGATAGCATGATAGGCAAATTAATCGTCCATGATATAGATAGAAATAGAGCTATTGCCAAGATGAAAGTCGCACTTGATGAGCTAATCATACAAGGGATTAAAACAACCAAAGATTTTCATATAAATATGATGAATAATGATGATTTTATCAATAATTTATATGATACAAACTATTTAGCAAAGCATTAAATCTACTTAAATCAAATTTGGTTAAGATAGCCAAATTTGATTACTTAATTATATTTTTTATTTGAGAAAATATTTTTTGTTATTTTGAATGTATTTAATATTTTCAATATTATAAAACCAAAAAATCTTAAGTTCCAAAATCATTTTTATTAAAGCTTAAAGAGTTTTAATAAAATGGCGTAAATCTGCGTCTATCGCAGTAACCTTAAGAGGCTTTTACAAAATTTTCGCAAAGACTAGCTTTGCTAGTCTGCGAAGTTAAAAATATTTTATGAGCCAATTACGCCGCCATCTTTTTTACGGATTTGGACTATTGTGCTTCGTGGAGTTGAGTTGCCGCCATTTGGATAGTGGCTATTTGCTAGATTTTCGCCTGGGTGTTGGATTCCTACAAACATAGTTGTATAATCTTCATTAAAGGCAATTCCCGTAATCTCACAAGCCACAGGCCCAGTCAAAAATCTTCTAACCTCGCCGGTGATAGGATTGGCGCATAGCATTTGGTTATTTCCCATCCCTTCATAATCGCCTTTATTTGAGTATTTACCATCAGTTTGTATCCAAAGTCTGCCAAATTTGTCAAATTTCAATCCATCTGGGCTATTAAACATATTTTCTGTATTGATATTGCTAGTTCCTTTTCTTAAATCATTTGGATATTTTAAAGGATTTCCCGCAAGTAAAAATATATCCCATTTAAAGCCACTATCAGCGTGATTACCGCCTTTTGGGGACCATCTTAGGATGTGGCCATAGATATTATTGGCTCTTGGGTTTGACTCGCTCACTTCTGTTCTTTTGGTGTTGTTGGTTAGGGTTACATATAGGTATTTTCCATCTGAGTCTGCTGCTATCCACTCAGGTCTATCCATAGGTGTAGCACCAACTATGCTAGCTGCTAATCTAGCATTTATCAAGACATCGCCTTGATTGTGAAAGCCATTTTTCTCATCTAAACCATTTTTGCCATATTCTAAGGCCACCCACTCGCCTACGCCTTTGAAATCGCCGGTATCTTTTAGTTTGGCTACATATAGAGTGCCTTCATTTAAGATATCTTTATTTGGTTTATTTGGATTGTATTTGGCTTTGCTAACAAATTTATATATAAACTCATTAACCTCATCATCGCCCATATATACCACTACTTCACCGTTTTTGGCTATTACTACTTCAGCATTTTCGTGTTTAAATCTACCTAGGGCGGTGCGTTTGATTGGGGTTGAGTTTGGATTATATGGATCTATCTCTACTACCCAACCAAAGCGATTTGGCTCATTTTCGTTTTTAGCAATATCAAATCTCTCGTCTAATTTCCACTCATAATTCTCGCCTTTTACGCTAAGGCCATAGCGTTTTTGCGCTGGATTAAATGCGTAATTCTCATCACTAGACCCAAAGTAGCCATCGAAATTCTCTTCACAAGTAAGATATGTCCCCCATGGCGTTTTGCCACTAGCGCAGTTATTTATAGTTCCATATACTTTACTACCGCTCTTATCGGCTTTTGTTTTCATAAGCTTATTAGCTCTAGCTGGGCCTTGGATCTCCATTTTGGTATTGGCTGTGATTCTGCGATTGTATGGCGAGTCTAGCACAACACTATAATCTCCATCGCTATTTCTAGCTATCTCAAATATACTTACTCCAACGGAATTTTGCTCATATTTAACATCATCTAAGCTCATATTTTTGCCATTGTGATTAAACATTATTTCTGGATTCATATACTCATTATTAACAGCTAAAATCGCTCTATCTTCATCAAGGCCAAACCACGCCATACCATCGGTATTATCGCCAAATACCAAATTCGCATTTGCTATGGCTGCTTTATTGATAGTTTTACTCTCATCAAAAGGCGTTGCCTTGCTAAAGAGCGCATCGCCCCAACTAATTAACTTTTTAGCCTCATAACCTTTTGGGACTATGACGCTATCGCTTGTGCTAGGGGCGATTTGTTTAAATCCTATTAAAGGTTTTTTCTCACTAGCTAACACACTAGAAGGCGAAAAAAACCCCGCATAAGCCAAAACAGCGCTAGAAACTTTCAGAAAATTTCTTCTTTCCATAAAAAACTCCATATGATAAATTATGATGAAATTATAAAATCAGCTTGTAAAATTTTTATGTTATTTTGGTTAAAAATATGTAAAATTTAGCCTTAAAATTTTAAAATACAAATTTACAATATCCAAAGGAAGTAAGATGAGTAAAAAAATATTTATTTTAGGTACTGGAACTGATGTAGGTAAAAGCTATATAAGCGCCTTAATAGTCAAAAAAATGCGTGAATTTGGATTAAATATAGGATATTTCAAGCCTGTTTCGAGTGGGAATTTGGTAGGTGATGATGGGGATATAATCCCACTTGATGTGAAGTTTGTGCGTGAGTTTTCTAAGATTGAGCTTAGCTACTCTCAAATGAGTGAGTATAACTTTCTTAAGCCTTATTCTCCACACCTATCAGCTATAAATGAGAAAAAGCAAGTAAATTTAGATAAAATTCTAGCTAAATTTAAAATCCTAGATGAGATTTGTGATTTCTTGGTGATTGAGGGTGCTGGCGGAGCGATCTGCCCTTTTAGATATGATGGAGCAAAATTAATGCTACTTGATATAGTAAAGGCTATAAACTCAAGCGTTATAATAGTCTCAGACGCAGCCCTAGGAGCGATAAATCAAGTGGGATTAACTAGCTTTTATCTAAACCAAAATGGGATTAACATAAAGGGGGTAATATTAAATAATTTTGATGAGAATTGCCCAATTTGCGTTGATAATAAAAAGATGATAAAAGAGCTTTTTAGCTTAGAAATTCTCTCTTGTGTTAAAAGAGATGAGCTAAGCTTAGAAATCAATAAAAATGATATTTTAAATATATTTAATTAAGGATAAAATATGCTTTTGGATATAGCAAAGATGGATTTGGAGCTAATCTGGCATCCGTGTTCGCAAATGTATGATTATAAGGAACTACCACCGATTGTGATAAAGCGTGGTAAGGGGGTAAAAATCTATGATGAAAATGATAAAGAGTATATAGATATTATCAGCTCTTGGTGGTGTAATCTACTAGGCCACTCAAATGAGTATATCAATCAAGCTATCACAAATCAGCTTAACAATATAGAGCATGTGATATTTGCCAATTTCACTCACGAAGGCGCTGTGAGATTGGCTAGTAGATTAAGGCAAATTCTCCCACCTAAGCTAGATAAATTCAACTTTTCAGATAATGGTAGCTCGGCTGTGGAGAGTGCGCTTAAAATGGCGTTTCAATATCAGCACCAAGTAGGCAACACACATAAGAATAAATTTATCTGCCTTAGCAATGCTTATCACGGCGAAACTATCGGTGCTTTGAGCGTTGGGGCGCTTGATTTGTATGCTAAAATTTATGAGCCGATGCTCTTAAAAGCCATCCGCATAAAAGCCCCTGATATGTATAGAAGCGAATTTGAAGGTGATAGCGATGAGATAGCTAGAAAATATTTTGAGCATTATGTGGTGCCGATTTTTGAAAAATATGGCAAAGAGAGTGTGGCCTTGATAGTTGAGCCTATACTTCAAGCTGCAGCTGGGATGATGATATATCCGCCTTTGTATCTTAAAAAGCTACGCCAAATTTGCGATGAGTATGGGGTATTACTAATAGCTGATGAGATAGCTACTGGATTTGGGCGGACTGGGCGGATGTTTGCTTGTGAGCACGCAAATATCAGCCCTGATATCATAACACTCTCAAAGGGTCTAACTGGCGGATATATGCCTATGTCTGTCGTGGCTACGACTAATGAAATTTACAACGCCTTTTACGCCCCATACTCGCAAGGTAAGGCCTTTATGCACTCTCATACTTATAGCGGAAATCCACTTGGGTGCGCTGCAGCGAATGCGGTTTTGGATATATTTGAGAGTCAAAATATCTTAAATTCAGCTCAACAAAACGCAATTTATCTAAATAATGAGATAAACTCCGCTCTAAACTCGCATAAAAATGTAGGTCAAATTCGCTCCATCGGACTCATAAACGCAATAGAGCTAGTAGAGCAAAAAGATAGTAAAAAAGCCTTTAATAAAGATCTAAGAATCGGATATCAAATTTACAAAAAAGCTCTAAAAAATGGTCTTATATTAAGGCCACTTGGCGATGTGATATACTTCAATCCGCCGCTAAATATCCAAAAAGATGAGATGGATGAAGCGATAAAAAGGTGCGTAAAAAGCATTGATGAGATTCTTGGGGGATTTTAGTTTTTTAAGATTAAAATTGCGAATTTATAACTTAGGCTAAAATCATCATTAAAGTGCGAATTTAAGGCTTTATAAGAGCTTTTTGTAAGCTTAAATTCGCCTTTAATATTATTAACTCCAGTATGTTTAAGGTGAGTTAAAAGCTCTTTTAAATTGCTAAATTTTAGCTTTATTTCTTGCTCTTTTATTGTGAGAATTTCAAATTTTTTACCAAAAATCGCTTTTAACTGGGCTAAATTTTTATACTCCAATCCTTGATTTGTAAAGCTAGAAAGCTCCCTTAAAGTCCCATCAATAAATATACTAAAAGCCAAAATTCCGCCACTTTTTAAGCTAAATTTGAGCCTATTAGCCAAATTTTCAAGGGCATTAATCCATTGAAAAACAGAGCTTGAGATGATTAGATCTTGTCTATTTTGAATTTGTAAATTTGAAATATCCCCTATTTGAGTGCGGAATTTACTCATAAATTCACTCTCATAAAGGTCATTTAAAATCAAATTTTCATAGCTCAAATTATCTATAATCAACCTTGTCAAAACTCCGCTTCCAGCGCCAATTTCATAGATATCTTTGAAATTTTGCCTATAATCTTTAAGAGATTGTATCAAAGCATTCGCCGCATAAATCTGCGGTTTGGCATAAAGGTCATAAAATTTCGCACTTTTAAATTTCAACTATCTCTCCAAAGCTTTTAAAATTAAAAAATGCAAAATGCGGAGCGTTTATAATCCTAGCTTTATCCTTAAAATATTCTAAAACCGCCCTATTATCAAAGACCAAATCACGCTTACTCACATAAGCCCTATCCCACGAAATAGCGTTCTCACAGGGCAAAATAGCGTTTTTATAAAGATTTATAAGCTCGATTTTGGCATTTTGATTAAATGTAAAATCTTTTAATTTTTGCTCATTAATGCCTAAAAAACAGAGCCTTTTAAAGCCCTCAAAATCAAACTTGCTTATACTTTTATAAAAGATATCTTTTTTAATCCCATATTTTTCATCTATTCCAAAAGGGGTGCCATTTATGGCGATTGCGACCTTTAAGGGGGTGTTTTTCAGCGCCAAATTCGCAGCCCAAACGCCCATTGACCACGCTATTAAATATATATCTTTATCTATTAAAATTTCCTTATCAAAGCCCAAATCACTATAATCACTAACCACCAAAAGCCCATAATCCCCAAGCTCCAAGTGGCTAATACTACTTTTATCAAATCCATAACCTAAAAATAACACAATAAGCTTTTTGCTATCTTTAATGAGATCCATTTTCATCTAAAATCCTTTTTAAGCTCACTAAATCATCAATTTCTAAATCCGCCCTTAAGCTAATTCTAAGCCTAGCTTTCCCTTCTGGCACCGTAGGTGGCCTAATGGCTGGTATGAAATATCCAAGACTTTTCAAGCTATTTGAAAGCTTTAAAGTCTTAGCATTATCTCCTACGATAAAAGGCGAAATATGAGTGGAATTTAGCCCCAAAAAATTGATTAAATTCGCTAGATTTTCACGCTCTTTTGTGTAGTCTTTACTTAGCACAAAATTACTCCAAGCTACATTTATAGGCGCCAAAGCGGTCGAGTATATAAGGCTTCTAGCACTATTTATGAAGATATCTTTAAACTCATTTGAGCTTAAAATCACAGCCCCGCTGCTACCTAGCGCCTTGCCAAGAGTAATAAGCATAAAATCAATATCACAACTCAATCTAGCACCAATCCCAAGCTCATCTAGAGCAAAAAATGAATGCGCCAAGTCGATATAGAGCATCACGCCATCATATCGCTTTTTTAAAGATAGCATAAAATCTATATCCGCCCTATCGCCATCCATGCTAAAAATCGCCTCGCTTAATATGATAATATGCTTAAATTTATCACAATTTTGCTTAACCAAGCCCTCTAATGCTTCATTGTCATTATGGGCGTAGCGTTTGAATTTCGCATTTGATAATTTCAATGCATCTATCATACTAGCATGAATTAATTTATCAGCTATAAAGAGCGTATCATCACTATTTAAGGCGCTAATACAGCTTAAATTCGCACAATACCCAGAGTTAAAAATCACCGCACTTTTATGAAATTTAGCCTCAAACCAACTCTCCAAACGATCAAATTCATCACTTGAAGTATATACCAATCTACTAGCCCCAGAGCCAAA is a genomic window of Campylobacter devanensis containing:
- a CDS encoding MFS transporter, producing MQKFGRKKVFLYASLIGCLGTGFAMFSLMSGLFYLFCFATFLLGFFTALNQFYRFLANEALNLATQNDKNRATAFVVAGGIMGGILGPNLANIGTLIFDTPFVGSFLFALLLCAINFAITLPLTLTSPNTKKQSQKVPLLTCLKEPNFILATLACAFGFAFMTLIMNAAPLAMSEYKFSYDEAKSVLVWHFIAMYAPSLFLAFFMKNLSPFRLILLGILFYLIAVLVALFSVSFWGF
- a CDS encoding CHC2 zinc finger domain-containing protein — protein: MIEPSSIENLKAIIDISDVISSYIPLKKSGGNFVCVCPFHNDKNPSMSISPSKGIFHCFACKAGGDAIKFIMDYEKLANMYNFTLTYTKEQNSHKIDKKVLENLNLHYKSLLYKNQEALNYLYNRSINDAMIEIWELGWASENQNTLN
- the bioD gene encoding dethiobiotin synthase, with product MSKKIFILGTGTDVGKSYISALIVKKMREFGLNIGYFKPVSSGNLVGDDGDIIPLDVKFVREFSKIELSYSQMSEYNFLKPYSPHLSAINEKKQVNLDKILAKFKILDEICDFLVIEGAGGAICPFRYDGAKLMLLDIVKAINSSVIIVSDAALGAINQVGLTSFYLNQNGINIKGVILNNFDENCPICVDNKKMIKELFSLEILSCVKRDELSLEINKNDILNIFN
- the accB gene encoding acetyl-CoA carboxylase biotin carboxyl carrier protein; translation: MTRDEIKELMSFFDETNINKIKIKDGDFVIELEKHEPCEQIAPAPACPTIPAPAPINVVVNEKTVTTSTATDTLNAPMVGTFYIAPSPGAPSFVKVGQTVKKGDTIGIIEAMKIMNEIEAEFDCRITKALIADGQPVEFGMALFEVEKL
- a CDS encoding pimeloyl-ACP methyl esterase BioG family protein, whose protein sequence is MKMDLIKDSKKLIVLFLGYGFDKSSISHLELGDYGLLVVSDYSDLGFDKEILIDKDIYLIAWSMGVWAANLALKNTPLKVAIAINGTPFGIDEKYGIKKDIFYKSISKFDFEGFKRLCFLGINEQKLKDFTFNQNAKIELINLYKNAILPCENAISWDRAYVSKRDLVFDNRAVLEYFKDKARIINAPHFAFFNFKSFGEIVEI
- a CDS encoding aminotransferase class I/II-fold pyridoxal phosphate-dependent enzyme, with amino-acid sequence MFDIEKAKQNSSFRELKHSKISSKFLSLDGKNLLNLGSNDYLGIASNRALRDEFLQICLGSEWYFGSGASRLVYTSSDEFDRLESWFEAKFHKSAVIFNSGYCANLSCISALNSDDTLFIADKLIHASMIDALKLSNAKFKRYAHNDNEALEGLVKQNCDKFKHIIILSEAIFSMDGDRADIDFMLSLKKRYDGVMLYIDLAHSFFALDELGIGARLSCDIDFMLITLGKALGSSGAVILSSNEFKDIFINSARSLIYSTALAPINVAWSNFVLSKDYTKERENLANLINFLGLNSTHISPFIVGDNAKTLKLSNSLKSLGYFIPAIRPPTVPEGKARLRISLRADLEIDDLVSLKRILDENGSH
- a CDS encoding acetyl-CoA carboxylase biotin carboxylase subunit; amino-acid sequence: MREIKRILIANRGEIALRALRTIQEMGKEAVVVHSTADKDALYVKYADASICIGGARSSESYLHIPAIITACEISEADAIFPGYGFLSENQNFVEICEKHNIKFIGPSVEAMALMSDKSKAKQMMMRAGIPVVPGSDGAIKDMEMAKKLASEIGYPVIIKAAAGGGGRGMRVVEKEEDLEKSFWSAESEAMSAFGDGTMYMEKYISNPRHIEVQVLGDEYGNVIHVGERDCSMQRRHQKLIEESPAVILDDETRAQLHQTAVNAAKAIGYTGAGTFEFLYDQRDNKFYFIEMNTRLQVEHCVSEMCSGLDLIEWMIRISQGERLPEQKDIKLSGHSIECRITAEDPKSFTPNPGKITKYVAPGGRNVRMDSHVYEGYSVPPYYDSMIGKLIVHDIDRNRAIAKMKVALDELIIQGIKTTKDFHINMMNNDDFINNLYDTNYLAKH
- a CDS encoding methyltransferase domain-containing protein, whose translation is MKFKSAKFYDLYAKPQIYAANALIQSLKDYRQNFKDIYEIGAGSGVLTRLIIDNLSYENLILNDLYESEFMSKFRTQIGDISNLQIQNRQDLIISSSVFQWINALENLANRLKFSLKSGGILAFSIFIDGTLRELSSFTNQGLEYKNLAQLKAIFGKKFEILTIKEQEIKLKFSNLKELLTHLKHTGVNNIKGEFKLTKSSYKALNSHFNDDFSLSYKFAILILKN
- a CDS encoding PhoX family protein yields the protein MERRNFLKVSSAVLAYAGFFSPSSVLASEKKPLIGFKQIAPSTSDSVIVPKGYEAKKLISWGDALFSKATPFDESKTINKAAIANANLVFGDNTDGMAWFGLDEDRAILAVNNEYMNPEIMFNHNGKNMSLDDVKYEQNSVGVSIFEIARNSDGDYSVVLDSPYNRRITANTKMEIQGPARANKLMKTKADKSGSKVYGTINNCASGKTPWGTYLTCEENFDGYFGSSDENYAFNPAQKRYGLSVKGENYEWKLDERFDIAKNENEPNRFGWVVEIDPYNPNSTPIKRTALGRFKHENAEVVIAKNGEVVVYMGDDEVNEFIYKFVSKAKYNPNKPNKDILNEGTLYVAKLKDTGDFKGVGEWVALEYGKNGLDEKNGFHNQGDVLINARLAASIVGATPMDRPEWIAADSDGKYLYVTLTNNTKRTEVSESNPRANNIYGHILRWSPKGGNHADSGFKWDIFLLAGNPLKYPNDLRKGTSNINTENMFNSPDGLKFDKFGRLWIQTDGKYSNKGDYEGMGNNQMLCANPITGEVRRFLTGPVACEITGIAFNEDYTTMFVGIQHPGENLANSHYPNGGNSTPRSTIVQIRKKDGGVIGS
- the bioA gene encoding adenosylmethionine--8-amino-7-oxononanoate transaminase, whose product is MLLDIAKMDLELIWHPCSQMYDYKELPPIVIKRGKGVKIYDENDKEYIDIISSWWCNLLGHSNEYINQAITNQLNNIEHVIFANFTHEGAVRLASRLRQILPPKLDKFNFSDNGSSAVESALKMAFQYQHQVGNTHKNKFICLSNAYHGETIGALSVGALDLYAKIYEPMLLKAIRIKAPDMYRSEFEGDSDEIARKYFEHYVVPIFEKYGKESVALIVEPILQAAAGMMIYPPLYLKKLRQICDEYGVLLIADEIATGFGRTGRMFACEHANISPDIITLSKGLTGGYMPMSVVATTNEIYNAFYAPYSQGKAFMHSHTYSGNPLGCAAANAVLDIFESQNILNSAQQNAIYLNNEINSALNSHKNVGQIRSIGLINAIELVEQKDSKKAFNKDLRIGYQIYKKALKNGLILRPLGDVIYFNPPLNIQKDEMDEAIKRCVKSIDEILGGF